In Fibrobacter sp. UWR2, the following are encoded in one genomic region:
- the secD gene encoding protein translocase subunit SecD, whose amino-acid sequence MNKHKFGMREFFILLVIALSAYTVWPSIQVHTKKGEEQKAFLKENPKLATRSINFGLDLAGGTSITLQIDPSGLKEDDDIKDIQAQSLEIIRNRVDQFGLSEPQISPSGDDRILVELAGVDDSTAKSLVGSTAKLEFKILAESEKFNTTLTLIDQYLTRQTSDVTAADSAATDSAAVKDSTVAAAADTAKQLSDEELLSGNVAAAEAPKAEDSSKTEETEAAPASAVGKALSDYYMNIGNGGFIAEEDIEKVKKILELDGVKKLIPRDVNFAFGSGLEKIKNDSPVKAKRLYLLKRRAEMGGDDIVNAQPHRISDGVSAGEIAVTLKFGGIGPKKFSAVTAANVGKQMAIVLDNQVISAPRINERIPNGDAQITGLDDMAEANRLAVVLRAGALKAPMKIIESRTVGATLGEENIVQGFGSGAIGLILCLVFMVAYYRLGGFIASIGMFINTLVTAAVMSVFNATLTLPGIAGFILVVGMSLDANVIIYERIREELKAGLTARAAVAKGYERAFSAILDSNLTTVLTGLILYKIGTGSVKGFGLTLTIGILTSLFCAITLTRAILDWKLAKRDATTLSIGNGFKAINEANLQIIPNRRKFGIISLVLIVASIACIAVKGFDFSIDFTGGQVYTIQYQDDAKHEKDLSKALSAAGITGTKVRSLGGTSANSYQVSLRTDDANFEATMQQAFDKANQKCVIVAKDTVGPTIGKELRFNAILSVILAWIGILLYVWFRFGKFGLGFGVAAVLGLVHDTIITLGFISAFSLSFDGALIASLLTMIGYSVNDTIVNFDRIRENTVVFGSANFGETINKSMNQCFSRTVVTSLTTLFVCVILAVKGGSSIRDFGLVQCFGILIGTYSSVCICSPIVLWWSNRSKKTV is encoded by the coding sequence ATGAACAAACATAAATTCGGCATGCGAGAATTCTTTATTCTCCTCGTCATTGCACTCTCGGCCTACACTGTTTGGCCCTCTATCCAGGTTCACACCAAGAAGGGCGAAGAGCAGAAGGCCTTCCTCAAGGAAAACCCGAAACTTGCAACTAGGTCCATCAACTTCGGCCTTGACCTCGCGGGTGGTACGAGCATCACGCTCCAGATCGACCCGTCCGGCCTCAAGGAAGACGACGATATCAAGGACATCCAGGCCCAGTCTCTGGAAATTATCCGTAACCGTGTTGACCAGTTCGGTCTTTCCGAACCGCAGATTTCTCCCTCCGGCGACGACCGCATCCTGGTCGAACTTGCCGGCGTGGACGATTCTACCGCCAAGTCGCTCGTGGGTTCTACCGCAAAACTTGAATTCAAGATTCTCGCAGAATCTGAAAAGTTCAACACGACGCTCACCCTCATCGACCAGTACCTGACCCGCCAGACTTCCGATGTGACCGCAGCCGACTCTGCCGCTACGGACAGTGCCGCAGTCAAGGACTCTACGGTCGCTGCTGCCGCCGACACAGCCAAGCAGCTCTCCGATGAAGAACTCCTGAGCGGAAACGTCGCTGCTGCCGAAGCCCCGAAGGCCGAAGATTCCTCCAAGACGGAAGAAACCGAAGCCGCACCGGCATCCGCGGTCGGGAAGGCTCTCAGCGACTACTACATGAATATCGGCAACGGCGGGTTCATCGCCGAAGAAGATATCGAGAAGGTCAAGAAGATCCTCGAACTTGACGGTGTCAAGAAGCTCATTCCGCGCGATGTAAACTTCGCCTTCGGTAGCGGTCTCGAGAAGATCAAGAATGACTCTCCGGTGAAGGCCAAGCGTCTCTACCTCCTCAAGCGCCGTGCCGAAATGGGCGGTGACGACATCGTGAACGCCCAGCCGCACCGTATCTCTGACGGTGTGAGCGCCGGTGAAATCGCCGTGACCCTCAAGTTCGGCGGCATCGGTCCCAAGAAGTTCTCCGCTGTCACGGCCGCCAACGTCGGCAAGCAGATGGCCATCGTGCTTGACAACCAGGTCATCAGCGCCCCGCGCATCAACGAACGCATCCCGAACGGCGACGCCCAGATTACCGGTCTCGACGACATGGCCGAAGCTAACCGCCTCGCTGTCGTGCTCCGCGCCGGAGCCCTCAAGGCCCCGATGAAGATTATCGAAAGCCGTACCGTCGGTGCCACCCTCGGTGAAGAAAACATCGTCCAGGGTTTCGGTTCCGGTGCTATCGGCCTTATCCTCTGCTTGGTGTTCATGGTCGCCTACTACCGCCTCGGTGGTTTCATCGCGAGCATCGGTATGTTCATCAACACCCTCGTGACCGCCGCCGTGATGTCCGTGTTCAACGCGACCCTCACGCTCCCCGGTATTGCGGGCTTCATCCTCGTCGTGGGTATGTCGCTCGACGCAAACGTGATTATTTACGAACGTATCCGTGAAGAACTCAAGGCCGGCCTCACCGCCCGTGCTGCCGTCGCCAAGGGTTACGAACGCGCCTTCAGCGCCATCTTGGACTCCAACTTGACGACCGTTCTCACTGGCCTTATCCTGTACAAAATCGGTACCGGTTCCGTGAAGGGTTTCGGTCTTACGCTTACTATCGGTATCCTGACCTCCCTCTTCTGCGCCATCACGCTCACCCGCGCTATCCTCGACTGGAAGCTCGCCAAGCGTGACGCCACGACGCTCTCCATCGGCAACGGTTTCAAGGCCATCAACGAGGCGAACCTCCAGATTATCCCGAACCGTCGCAAGTTCGGCATTATCTCGCTCGTCCTCATCGTGGCAAGCATCGCCTGCATCGCCGTGAAGGGTTTCGACTTCAGTATCGACTTCACCGGTGGTCAGGTTTACACCATCCAGTACCAGGATGACGCCAAGCACGAAAAGGATTTGAGCAAAGCTCTCTCCGCTGCCGGCATTACGGGCACGAAGGTCCGCTCTCTCGGCGGTACTTCTGCCAACTCCTACCAGGTCAGCCTCCGCACCGACGACGCCAACTTCGAAGCCACCATGCAGCAGGCCTTCGACAAGGCCAACCAGAAGTGCGTGATCGTTGCTAAGGACACCGTGGGTCCGACCATCGGTAAGGAACTCCGCTTCAACGCTATCTTGTCCGTGATTCTCGCCTGGATCGGCATCCTGCTCTACGTGTGGTTCCGTTTCGGCAAGTTCGGTCTCGGCTTCGGTGTCGCAGCCGTGCTCGGCCTCGTGCACGATACCATCATCACGCTCGGCTTCATCTCGGCATTCAGCCTCTCCTTCGACGGCGCCCTGATTGCCTCGCTCCTCACGATGATCGGTTACTCCGTGAACGACACCATCGTGAACTTCGACCGCATCCGTGAAAACACCGTGGTATTCGGTTCTGCGAACTTCGGCGAAACCATCAACAAGTCCATGAACCAGTGCTTCAGCCGTACAGTGGTCACCTCCCTCACGACCTTGTTCGTGTGCGTGATCCTCGCCGTGAAGGGCGGTTCCTCCATCCGCGACTTCGGTCTCGTGCAGTGCTTCGGTATCCTCATCGGTACCTACTCCTCCGTGTGCATCTGCTCGCCGATCGTTCTTTGGTGGTCCAACCGCTCCAAGAAGACGGTGTAA
- a CDS encoding FISUMP domain-containing protein has product MKKFGLLSSLKCVGHIGMVFFIASIFLLAACDDESSFAPRDDESSSSIEDVTPQSSEDETSVSSSSAKSSSSVNAKSSSSAKSSSSVKSSSSVASSSSAKSSSSVTPKSSSSETSVSSSSAKSSSSSAKSSSSAKSSSSVASSSSAKSSSSVTPQSSSSAKSSSSVKSSSSVTPQSSSSVNSSSSVTPQSSSSVPSSSGYVPYDHKADLGDAIRIKSSDYKTFVDERNGRSYYYITINGKNKKGEAASVTVMAENLNIGKMVGITKDQANDTLIERYCYDRDTTNCDRYGGLYQWAEMMQLPSRCNTESCADLIQPNHQGICPDGWRLLTQDDFYIVLHADNNKHGIQDARAISFGGFNYSGYSLVGAGYIWDRRLTRIGEATYWYYPDEGSYSKNGEVISTAFAAATSRSGEYLTEQETYKTHGFSVRCTKLEE; this is encoded by the coding sequence ATGAAGAAGTTTGGACTTTTGTCGTCGTTAAAATGCGTTGGGCACATCGGTATGGTGTTCTTTATCGCAAGTATCTTTCTCTTGGCCGCCTGTGATGATGAGAGCAGTTTTGCCCCGCGCGACGACGAGTCGTCCAGCAGTATCGAAGACGTCACACCGCAGTCGAGCGAAGACGAGACAAGTGTGTCCAGTAGCTCTGCCAAGTCTTCTTCTTCAGTCAACGCGAAGTCGAGCTCTAGTGCGAAGTCCAGCAGCAGTGTGAAGTCTTCCTCGAGCGTCGCGTCTAGCAGTTCCGCGAAGTCCTCTTCGAGCGTCACACCGAAGTCGAGCAGCAGCGAGACAAGTGTGTCCAGTAGCAGTGCAAAATCTTCCAGCAGCTCTGCAAAATCTAGCAGCAGTGCGAAGTCTTCCTCGAGCGTCGCGTCTAGCAGTTCCGCGAAGTCCTCTTCTAGTGTCACGCCGCAGTCGAGCTCTAGCGCGAAATCCAGCAGCAGTGTGAAGTCTTCCTCTAGCGTCACTCCGCAATCGAGCAGTAGTGTGAACTCCTCCTCCAGCGTCACTCCGCAGTCGAGTTCAAGTGTTCCCAGTAGCAGCGGCTATGTCCCGTATGACCATAAGGCTGATTTGGGTGATGCTATTCGTATCAAAAGCAGCGATTACAAGACTTTTGTTGATGAACGCAATGGTCGTAGCTACTACTACATTACGATAAACGGGAAAAACAAAAAAGGCGAGGCCGCTTCTGTGACCGTAATGGCAGAAAACCTCAATATCGGCAAGATGGTTGGTATTACAAAAGATCAGGCAAACGATACGTTAATCGAGCGTTACTGCTACGATAGGGATACCACAAATTGCGACCGTTACGGAGGACTTTACCAGTGGGCCGAGATGATGCAGCTGCCGAGCCGCTGCAATACCGAAAGCTGCGCCGATTTAATCCAGCCGAACCACCAGGGAATTTGTCCGGATGGCTGGCGGCTTCTGACTCAGGACGATTTTTACATTGTGCTTCATGCGGACAACAATAAGCACGGAATTCAAGACGCTCGAGCAATATCATTTGGGGGCTTTAATTACAGCGGCTATTCCCTCGTCGGTGCAGGGTATATTTGGGATCGAAGATTAACGCGTATAGGTGAGGCTACATATTGGTATTATCCCGACGAAGGTTCTTATTCTAAAAATGGTGAAGTAATTTCAACAGCGTTTGCCGCTGCAACATCTCGTTCGGGAGAGTACCTAACTGAGCAGGAAACGTACAAAACTCACGGCTTCTCCGTCCGCTGTACTAAACTAGAAGAATAA
- a CDS encoding glycoside hydrolase family 13 protein has product MNAPAWVKDAIFYQIFPDRFCRSERYHAAGKFVPWGTKPTRENMFGGNLAGIESKLTYIKGLGVNAIYLCPIFKSNSNHRYHTVDYFEIDPVLGTLADFDRLVEKAHRLGLRVILDGVFNHCSRGFFQFNSLMELGPDSPYVDWFHVKGWPLNAYSGKPNYECWWNYPALPKFNTDCTEVREYLFKVAEYWTKRGIDGWRLDVPNEIDDDSFWQEFRRRVKRINRDAYIVGEIWDNPERWLQGDQFDGVMNYPFRKAVMQYLFDENPISTGEFCEKVRSAFPANRFGVQMNLLGSHDTTRIASQPRTSPERIRLALALLFFMPGAPCIYYGDEIGMEGGKDPDCRRTFPWDQLKARKALPIYKFIRELTRMRRENPVLRDGKVQIESDGDTFSVVRTLGRKKMTLAVTLTGGQPTFEIR; this is encoded by the coding sequence ATGAACGCTCCTGCCTGGGTTAAAGACGCCATCTTCTACCAGATATTCCCCGACCGGTTCTGCCGTTCGGAGCGTTACCATGCGGCAGGAAAGTTCGTGCCATGGGGTACCAAGCCCACCCGCGAGAACATGTTCGGCGGGAACCTTGCCGGCATCGAAAGCAAACTCACGTACATCAAGGGGCTCGGCGTAAACGCCATCTACCTCTGCCCGATTTTCAAGAGCAATTCGAACCACCGCTACCATACGGTAGACTACTTCGAAATAGACCCGGTGCTCGGCACGCTCGCCGACTTCGACCGCCTGGTAGAAAAGGCCCACAGGCTCGGGCTCCGCGTCATCCTGGACGGCGTTTTCAACCATTGTTCCCGCGGGTTCTTCCAGTTCAACAGCCTCATGGAACTCGGGCCCGATTCCCCCTACGTAGACTGGTTCCACGTGAAGGGCTGGCCGCTCAACGCCTACTCGGGCAAGCCGAATTACGAATGCTGGTGGAACTACCCCGCCCTCCCGAAATTCAATACCGACTGCACCGAAGTTCGCGAATACCTTTTCAAAGTCGCCGAATACTGGACAAAACGCGGTATCGACGGCTGGCGTCTCGACGTGCCGAACGAGATTGATGATGACAGTTTCTGGCAGGAATTTCGCAGGCGGGTCAAGCGAATCAACCGCGACGCCTACATCGTGGGCGAAATCTGGGACAACCCGGAACGCTGGCTACAGGGCGACCAGTTCGACGGCGTGATGAACTACCCGTTCCGCAAGGCGGTAATGCAGTACCTCTTCGACGAGAATCCCATTTCCACAGGGGAATTCTGCGAGAAGGTACGCAGCGCGTTCCCCGCGAACCGCTTCGGGGTGCAGATGAACCTGTTGGGGAGCCACGACACCACGCGCATCGCATCGCAGCCCCGCACGAGCCCCGAACGTATAAGGCTCGCGCTCGCCCTGCTGTTCTTTATGCCCGGAGCCCCCTGCATCTACTACGGCGACGAAATCGGCATGGAAGGCGGCAAGGATCCCGATTGCAGGCGAACATTCCCGTGGGACCAGCTGAAGGCCCGCAAGGCACTGCCCATCTACAAGTTTATCCGCGAGCTCACCCGCATGCGCCGCGAAAACCCCGTACTCCGCGACGGGAAGGTGCAAATAGAGAGCGACGGCGACACCTTCTCGGTCGTCCGCACCCTCGGCCGCAAAAAGATGACACTTGCCGTAACGCTCACCGGCGGCCAGCCGACTTTTGAAATCAGATGA
- a CDS encoding 4-alpha-glucanotransferase, with protein MRYGDISSFQSGVAVPLFSLRSRSGIGIGEYLDLIPFAKWCKMCDFDIIQLLPVNDTGAEASPYSARSAFALNPVFINIQSVQGSGEFENEIEEAKTEFDHQERIDYYKISTWKRTMLRRIFDNRYDQIKKDKELSKWIDNNSWAKAYCAYSMLKAQNGESSWKDWKKFREPTEEDIEKLWTKHHKDMLYQAWMQFIAELQFSAAVGEASKLGIRIKGDIPILINEDSADVWANRNYFSLDDRAGAPPDMFSYSGQNWGFPTYRWDVLEKDGFRWWKQRLAQASKFYHAYRIDHVLGFFRIWSIPQREVTGILGRFSPCVPLTWDLLHNAGFSRETLEYLRRPNYSVDQLRAFLGDETENLVSVYFENLPNEATRFVFKPEFYSERAITSLDEPQNVKDALLKVYWNRIFIPAGDENTFYPFWYWYNQPVLGTLPQNEQDKLKDIIHANEAAQEGLWEQNATKLLSVLAKETDMLVCAEDLGAVPNCVPVVLKNLNILSLRIERWARNWKAPYSPYYEMAEYPRLSVCTTSCHDTSSLRGLWEEADFDRDLYWSHAQMTGKAPEKLTPPVVRDILAHVFSSNSMFCILPVQDYFALSSTLSEIPAEEERVNIPGTVGGNNWTYRLPLTVDDLETFTALNSEIRKLVDTRRRRPMWKI; from the coding sequence ATGCGATATGGTGATATTTCTTCTTTTCAGAGCGGCGTAGCCGTCCCCCTTTTCAGTCTCCGCAGCAGATCCGGCATTGGCATCGGCGAATACCTCGACTTGATTCCCTTTGCAAAATGGTGCAAGATGTGCGACTTCGACATCATCCAGCTTTTGCCGGTAAACGACACCGGTGCAGAGGCAAGCCCCTACAGCGCACGGAGCGCGTTCGCGCTGAACCCGGTCTTCATCAACATCCAGTCGGTGCAGGGTTCCGGCGAATTCGAGAACGAAATTGAAGAAGCCAAGACGGAATTTGACCACCAGGAAAGAATCGACTACTACAAGATTTCGACCTGGAAACGCACCATGCTGCGTCGCATCTTCGACAACCGCTACGACCAGATCAAGAAGGACAAGGAACTGTCGAAGTGGATTGACAACAATTCATGGGCAAAGGCATACTGCGCCTACAGCATGCTCAAGGCACAGAACGGCGAATCCAGTTGGAAAGACTGGAAAAAGTTCCGCGAACCTACCGAAGAAGATATCGAAAAACTTTGGACCAAGCACCACAAGGACATGCTCTACCAGGCTTGGATGCAGTTCATTGCCGAGCTACAGTTCTCGGCAGCCGTAGGCGAAGCCTCCAAGCTCGGCATCCGCATCAAGGGCGATATTCCTATCCTCATCAACGAAGACAGCGCCGACGTGTGGGCCAACCGCAACTACTTCTCGCTCGACGACCGCGCAGGCGCTCCTCCTGACATGTTCAGCTACAGCGGGCAGAACTGGGGCTTCCCCACCTACCGCTGGGACGTCCTCGAAAAAGATGGTTTCCGCTGGTGGAAACAGCGCCTCGCCCAAGCAAGCAAGTTCTACCACGCCTACCGCATCGACCACGTGCTCGGTTTCTTCCGCATCTGGTCTATCCCGCAGCGCGAAGTCACCGGCATCCTCGGGCGCTTCAGCCCCTGCGTCCCGCTTACCTGGGACCTGCTCCACAATGCAGGCTTCAGCCGCGAAACGCTCGAATACCTGCGTAGGCCCAACTACTCCGTGGACCAGCTCCGCGCTTTCCTCGGCGACGAGACCGAAAACCTCGTCTCGGTCTACTTCGAGAACCTCCCGAACGAGGCGACCCGATTCGTGTTCAAGCCCGAATTCTACAGCGAACGCGCCATCACCTCGCTGGATGAACCGCAGAACGTGAAGGACGCACTCCTGAAGGTCTACTGGAACCGCATATTCATCCCGGCGGGCGACGAGAACACGTTCTACCCGTTCTGGTACTGGTACAACCAGCCCGTACTCGGCACCCTCCCGCAGAACGAACAGGACAAGCTGAAAGATATCATCCACGCGAACGAAGCCGCACAGGAAGGCCTGTGGGAACAGAATGCGACCAAGTTGCTTTCCGTGCTCGCGAAAGAGACCGACATGCTCGTGTGTGCCGAAGACCTCGGTGCCGTCCCGAACTGCGTGCCTGTGGTACTCAAGAACCTCAACATCCTTTCGCTGCGCATCGAACGCTGGGCCCGCAACTGGAAAGCCCCGTATTCTCCGTACTACGAGATGGCGGAATACCCGCGCCTTTCCGTATGCACCACTAGCTGCCACGATACCTCGAGCCTTCGCGGGCTCTGGGAAGAGGCCGATTTCGACAGGGATCTCTACTGGTCGCACGCACAGATGACCGGCAAGGCGCCCGAAAAGCTCACCCCGCCGGTGGTCCGCGACATCCTTGCGCACGTGTTCTCCTCGAACAGCATGTTCTGCATCTTGCCGGTACAGGATTACTTCGCGCTCTCCTCGACGCTTTCCGAAATACCCGCCGAAGAAGAACGCGTGAACATCCCGGGAACCGTGGGCGGTAACAACTGGACTTACAGGCTCCCGCTTACGGTCGACGACCTCGAGACCTTCACCGCGCTCAATTCCGAAATCCGCAAGCTGGTCGACACCCGCAGGCGCCGCCCCATGTGGAAAATCTAG
- a CDS encoding DNA alkylation repair protein: MLRFTQEILLALRAIANEEEAHEMSKKTREQFDFLGIRLVPRREVTYPIFDRNPPKDDAELVARVEDMWSQPYREIQYAACDYLFRHKELLGGQHLNFLKKLIKTRAWRDTVDTLAACILGDLALRLPALRSKISAWIRDPNIWVRRSAIIFQIQYKDRTDWPLLRQFCLTCAKEDDYYIRNGIGRALSEYARINPTEVRRFVQDNSFAEQTTQEILRLI; the protein is encoded by the coding sequence ATGTTACGGTTCACTCAAGAAATACTGCTTGCCCTACGTGCTATCGCTAACGAAGAAGAAGCACACGAGATGTCCAAGAAGACGAGGGAACAATTCGATTTCCTCGGCATCAGGCTTGTCCCGCGGCGCGAAGTCACCTACCCGATATTCGACAGGAACCCGCCCAAGGATGACGCTGAACTCGTTGCGAGAGTCGAGGACATGTGGTCGCAGCCCTACCGCGAAATACAGTATGCGGCATGTGACTACCTCTTCCGCCATAAGGAACTTCTCGGTGGCCAGCACTTAAACTTCTTGAAAAAGCTTATCAAGACCCGCGCTTGGAGGGACACAGTCGACACGCTCGCGGCCTGCATTCTGGGCGACCTCGCCCTTAGGCTCCCCGCACTGCGCAGCAAGATATCCGCCTGGATACGCGACCCGAACATCTGGGTCCGCCGTAGCGCCATTATCTTCCAGATCCAGTACAAGGACCGTACCGACTGGCCATTACTCCGCCAGTTCTGCCTCACCTGCGCCAAGGAAGACGACTATTATATTAGGAACGGAATCGGGCGAGCACTCTCCGAATACGCCCGCATCAACCCGACCGAAGTGCGCCGCTTTGTACAGGACAACAGTTTCGCCGAGCAGACCACGCAGGAAATTCTGCGCCTCATCTAG
- a CDS encoding lysophospholipid acyltransferase family protein, with product MFSAVTRMFDEIKLKILALLGFVWIRSLRVHMNTPEGFSPGIIGAWHCDLMASFAAFRNRGVHALVSESRDGEILARAIERLGFEVTRGSDTHGALNVRHLVQTLRHGGFVGMALDGPRGPALQVKPGSPWLSEISGRPLWLVCPRYGAHFRLKTWDNFIVPLPLSSIDIQIKYFCKEETKTEKE from the coding sequence ATGTTCAGTGCAGTAACGCGCATGTTTGACGAAATAAAGTTGAAAATCCTTGCCTTGCTCGGGTTTGTGTGGATCCGGAGCCTCCGCGTGCACATGAACACCCCCGAAGGGTTCAGCCCAGGCATTATCGGGGCGTGGCACTGCGACTTGATGGCCAGTTTTGCCGCTTTCAGGAATAGAGGGGTGCATGCCCTGGTTTCGGAATCCCGTGATGGCGAAATACTTGCCCGTGCGATTGAACGCCTGGGCTTCGAGGTGACTCGTGGGTCAGATACGCATGGCGCGCTCAACGTGCGGCATTTGGTACAAACTCTTAGGCATGGCGGATTCGTGGGCATGGCGCTCGATGGCCCTCGCGGTCCGGCACTGCAGGTCAAGCCGGGTTCCCCGTGGCTTTCCGAAATTTCTGGCCGCCCGCTCTGGCTTGTCTGCCCGCGCTACGGAGCGCATTTCCGGCTCAAGACCTGGGATAATTTCATCGTTCCGCTGCCGCTGTCATCAATTGACATCCAAATTAAGTATTTTTGCAAAGAAGAAACAAAAACAGAAAAGGAGTAA
- a CDS encoding PolC-type DNA polymerase III, whose product MITLPPKFVAFDLETTGLVNTKDEIVEIGAVKFTIAVEKGKVVPKLISEFNTLVNPNMMIPEEASKVNHITDDMVKDAPPVGECLKKFTAFCGQGSILIAHNAPFDVGFLRVAYSKNPQYVPGNPAMDSLVIARTILPELENHKLGYMANLFMKRGEFTMKIDPAKMHRAVYDCEMLMEVFVALMRRRFKEKDWEMANIMASLAKYKGIPLFINK is encoded by the coding sequence GTGATTACATTGCCGCCAAAATTTGTCGCGTTTGACCTCGAAACGACTGGTCTTGTGAATACGAAAGACGAAATCGTCGAAATCGGTGCCGTAAAGTTTACGATTGCCGTAGAAAAGGGCAAGGTTGTGCCCAAGCTCATCTCGGAATTCAACACGCTCGTGAATCCGAACATGATGATTCCCGAAGAGGCGTCGAAGGTGAACCACATTACCGACGACATGGTGAAGGACGCCCCCCCGGTGGGCGAATGCCTCAAGAAGTTTACCGCGTTCTGCGGGCAGGGCTCTATCCTGATTGCGCATAACGCCCCGTTCGATGTGGGGTTTTTGCGTGTGGCCTACTCCAAGAACCCGCAATATGTGCCTGGCAACCCTGCGATGGATAGCCTGGTCATCGCCCGCACGATCCTGCCGGAACTCGAAAACCACAAACTGGGCTACATGGCGAACCTGTTCATGAAGCGCGGGGAATTCACAATGAAGATCGACCCTGCCAAGATGCACCGAGCCGTCTACGACTGCGAAATGCTCATGGAAGTGTTCGTTGCCCTCATGCGCCGCCGTTTCAAGGAAAAGGACTGGGAAATGGCGAACATCATGGCGAGCTTGGCCAAGTACAAAGGCATCCCGCTGTTTATCAATAAGTAG
- the rpmB gene encoding 50S ribosomal protein L28 — MSRICEVTGKAGLVGNMVSHSNRKKLMKQLPNLQKKRFYIPEEDRWVTLRVSAAGLRTISKLGIQAVAQELGI, encoded by the coding sequence ATGAGCCGCATTTGTGAAGTTACCGGTAAGGCCGGCCTCGTGGGTAACATGGTTTCCCACTCCAACCGCAAGAAGTTGATGAAGCAGCTTCCCAACCTCCAGAAGAAGCGCTTCTACATTCCCGAAGAAGATCGCTGGGTTACCCTCCGCGTGAGCGCTGCCGGTCTGCGCACCATCAGCAAGCTCGGCATCCAGGCCGTCGCCCAGGAACTCGGAATCTAA
- the ispH gene encoding 4-hydroxy-3-methylbut-2-enyl diphosphate reductase has product MKKIVLATPRGFCAGVDRAIHVVEKALEKFGAPIYVRHEIVHNKFVVDTLREKGVIFVDEVDEVPEGSVVIFSAHGVAEHIYADAEKRNLKVLDASCPLVLKVHYSAKRHYNAGRHIILIGHAGHAEVEGTLGQLPEGAISLIQNEADVATVQVPEGKELAYITQTTLSVAETRKIIEALKARFPGIIGPDAGDLCYATGNRQAAVLELCKQVDMLLVVGAKNSSNSSRLMELGLEQGIKSYLIAGVGDLDPAWFDGIESVGISSGASAPEVLVQDVVQWLKSHFSSLNIENFIKLVESIKFNLPRELQD; this is encoded by the coding sequence ATGAAAAAGATTGTACTTGCCACCCCCCGCGGGTTCTGTGCCGGCGTTGACCGTGCCATCCACGTAGTCGAGAAGGCTCTCGAAAAATTCGGCGCCCCCATCTATGTGCGCCATGAAATCGTGCACAACAAGTTTGTCGTCGACACCCTCAGGGAAAAGGGCGTCATATTCGTGGACGAGGTCGACGAGGTTCCCGAAGGCTCTGTCGTCATATTCTCCGCCCACGGGGTCGCCGAACACATCTACGCCGATGCCGAAAAGCGCAACCTGAAGGTCCTCGACGCAAGCTGCCCGCTGGTGCTCAAGGTCCACTACAGCGCGAAGCGCCACTATAACGCAGGCCGCCACATCATCCTCATCGGGCATGCGGGCCACGCCGAAGTGGAAGGTACGCTCGGCCAGCTCCCCGAAGGCGCCATCTCGCTCATCCAGAACGAGGCCGACGTCGCGACCGTACAGGTTCCCGAAGGCAAGGAACTCGCCTACATCACGCAGACCACCCTCTCCGTAGCCGAGACCCGCAAGATCATCGAGGCCCTCAAAGCCAGGTTCCCGGGAATCATCGGGCCGGATGCAGGCGACCTCTGCTATGCTACGGGCAACCGCCAGGCGGCCGTGCTCGAACTATGCAAGCAGGTCGACATGCTCCTGGTTGTAGGTGCCAAGAACTCCTCCAACTCGTCTCGCCTCATGGAACTCGGGCTGGAGCAGGGCATCAAGAGTTACCTCATCGCCGGTGTCGGGGACCTCGATCCAGCATGGTTCGACGGCATCGAATCCGTAGGCATCTCGAGCGGGGCCTCCGCGCCCGAGGTGCTGGTTCAGGATGTCGTACAGTGGCTAAAATCGCATTTTTCGTCCCTAAACATCGAAAATTTCATAAAATTGGTGGAATCAATCAAGTTTAACCTGCCCAGAGAACTCCAGGATTAA